The genomic segment TGGGCTTTTCGGTGAAGGATGTCGGGAATCTTTTAGGGTTGTGGGGAGACCGCGGTCGTTCCAGCGCAGATGTCAAAGCGGTGGCGTTGCGCCATATTGATGAAATTGATGAGCGGATCAACGAACTGAACAGCATTCGCCGAACACTCGCGCACTTGACTGATCAGTGCCATGGAGACGACAGGCCGGAGTGCCCAATACTCGACGACCTATCCCGAAAAATGATTTGAACTCAATGTCTTACCAGGATAATTAGTGCGTTGCCGAAACGTCTTCTTCCTTAGGCTTCGTGCGGGCTTTTGCCATAGCACGCTCTAACTTATCAATTTTTTGTGTCAGGACCTTCATGTCCATCGTTTGTTTTGCAGCATCGGTGCGAATTCCCTGGACGTGTGCTTTAACGAACTCAACCGTTAACACCTGAACCTTCTTCATAGCAATAATGGCCACCAACAGCGCTGAAATAGCCGTAATGAATGCAACACCACCAAGTAAGTAAACCAAGGGACCCCTCCATCCGATTTAATTCTAACCAAATTTTTCTTTAGGCCAGAATAATCAGCGGGATAAAAATTGCAACCATTCCAAAGTCGATTTTGGTGGATAATTCGGATTTATTTTTAAAATTTAGGATTCATTAACCATCACAGGTCATGATCCGTTAACCATACCAACATGAGTGACCTGGGGGACTCAATGTTAAACGCAAAATCATATGAGCATATTAGTGCTCAATTTCAGAATATATCTCAATGGATTAGCGAAGCTGAGACGGTGGATGATCCTGACCGGGCCAAAGCTTTGTATCAACTTGCTATGGACCAAACCCAGGCTTTGGCTGATTCTGTTCGCCAAGGGCTGGACGTAAATGATTTAGTACGGGCACTGCCACGCCCTCAAGGACGGTCCTAAATCCCACCAAATCCGCCAACGAAACCTAAGCCTCGAAAAAAACGAGGGAATAAGTCTCCTGAGCCCGTGTTTAGCCGCCTAAGTGTGCTAGGCCGACGCGCAAAAATATCAAAAAGTTGGGGTGTCTTGGCGGGCTTAGCGGTTTTAGGGTTGATCGGTGGGTACGCCGTTGGGCATTTTTTCACCCCGGAACCGCACTCTTCACTATCTGAAAAACCGCAAAAACCTGCGGTTACCGGACATAAACCGGTTGCGTGGTACAAAAATCAGAGCGCACCGCCAACGATGATTAAGCGGCCAGACGCGCCCATATTTCCAGAAAATAATTTAAAGGTTCCTGGGCAGGAAACCTGGGGGCGGGCCTATGAAGAGGGATTGCCTCGAGAAACTTATATTGCGCCCGATACAAATTTAATGAAGGAAGAATTGGTTCTCGAAGCGCCGGAGTCCTATTTTCAGAAAGAAAAATCATCGGAAGATATTGTAAATAAGGAAGAAAACAGAATATTAGGAAGGATAGAGGAAGCGAAATCAAGTGCCCCCGTAGTGGACATGCCGCCCTGGCGACAATTTGCCCTCGCGACCCCAATTTTAAAGGGGAAACCAGTCATTGCCATCGTAATTGACGACATGGGGGTGGATCGGCGGCGGTCTAATCGGATGATTGGCTTTCAAGGGCCGTTAACGTTGTCATTTTTGACCTATGCAAAGGACTTAAAGGAGCAGGGGGCTCAAGCGCGGGCCAAGGGTCATGAGTTGATGCTGCATGTATCCATGGAACCG from the Rhodospirillaceae bacterium genome contains:
- a CDS encoding divergent polysaccharide deacetylase family protein, whose amino-acid sequence is MAGLAVLGLIGGYAVGHFFTPEPHSSLSEKPQKPAVTGHKPVAWYKNQSAPPTMIKRPDAPIFPENNLKVPGQETWGRAYEEGLPRETYIAPDTNLMKEELVLEAPESYFQKEKSSEDIVNKEENRILGRIEEAKSSAPVVDMPPWRQFALATPILKGKPVIAIVIDDMGVDRRRSNRMIGFQGPLTLSFLTYAKDLKEQGAQARAKGHELMLHVSMEPSSNKVDPGPNVLLVGQKPETILQRLRWGLDRFEGFVGINNHMGSKFTSHVASMRVVIQELKKRGLLFLDSRTSGRTVGAKLARRAGVPYVERNVFLDHDDDVEKIKAQLKTVENIARKRGRSVAIGHPRDATLKALEGWLSTVTSKGFQLVPISALARVVRRKS
- the cueR gene encoding Cu(I)-responsive transcriptional regulator, yielding MNIGTASDLSGVPPKTIRYYESIGLIPAVLRAENGYRDYAQDDVETLRFINRARRLGFSVKDVGNLLGLWGDRGRSSADVKAVALRHIDEIDERINELNSIRRTLAHLTDQCHGDDRPECPILDDLSRKMI